The genomic DNA tgccacgatgatgaaagaggttgtagatgtggAAGAAGTgcagtgaggagggtggggggggtctatggggacctcttatattttttgaatgtaacattaaagaaaaagagagatggtagaacaacaacaaaacccgaTGTGGGGAGCCCAGGGCGCAGGGGGGTGCGGGCGGGGCTGTGGGGGGTGGCCAGCGATCGCACctgggcggcggcgggggcggcggcggcggcggcagcaggaGGCCCAGCACGCGGGCCGTGGGCGCGAAGGCGCGGTGCGTGGCCAGGAAGGCGGGCACGAAGCCGGGATCCTGCTCGCGGTCCCCCGACGCCAGCTCACACACCAGCCGCTCCAGCCGCGCCGCCCGCAACGCCCGCACCTTGCTGGTGCGGTAATGCACGAAGGcctcggcggcggcggcggagctGCGGGCCTGCGGGGCAGGGGGACAGAGAGAGCCCGAGGGGTGGCCCCCCCCCCTCCGGGGCACCCCTTCTCCAATCTTCCTTCCACGACCGCGCGCTCCCCCGCCCTGCCCACTCTCGGATTCCCGGGCGGCCCCCATTCATTGCTCTGCCCGCACCCCGCTTCACCTGGCCCTCACCTGGCCGCCTCTAAGCTCCTCCCTCCAGCCCCGCCCCACTAAACCTGGCTCGTCTAGGCCCCCGCGTCCCCGCTCCACTCACCTGGCTGCCCCAGGAATCTCCCGGCCTCACCTGGTGGCCTCTAAACCCCGCCCTGGCCTCCGGGCCCCCTCCATCAGCCCCTCCCTTCCCTGGTCTCACCTGGCGCTGCCCCCAGGACTCTCCCTGCGCTTACCTGGTGTTCCCTAagccccgcccctcctcccctggctTCACCTGGACGACCCCAGGACTCTCCCTGCGCTCACCTGGTGTTCTCTAAgccccgcccccctcctcccctggcctcACCTGGGCGACCCCCAGACTCTCCCTGCGCTCACCTGTTCTCTAAGCCCCGCCCCCCTACCCTGGTCTCACTTGGCTGCCCCCAGGACTCTCCCTGCGCTTACCTGGTGTTCTCTAAGCCCCGCCCCCTCTTCCCCTGGCCTCACCTGGACGACCCCAGGACTCTCCCTGCGCTCACCTGGTGTTCTCTaagccccgccccctcctcccctggcctcACCTGGACGACCCCAGGACTCTGCGCTGACCTGGTGTTCTCTaagcccccgcccccctcctcccctggcctcACCTGGGCGACCCCAGGACTCTGCGCTCACTGGGTGACCTCTAAGCCCCGCCCTGGCCTCCGGGCCCCCTCCATCAGCCCCCCTCCCTGGTCTCACCTGGCTGCCCCCAGGACTCTCCCTGCGCTCACCTGGCGTTCTCTaagccccgccccctcctcccctggcctcACCTGGACGCGCCCAGGACTCTCCCTGCGCTCACCGGGTGGCCTCTAAGCCCCTCGCTGGCCTCCGGGCCCCCTCCACCAgccgcccccctcctcccctggcctcACCTGGCTGCCCCCAGACCTCTCCCCCGGGCTCAGGCGCTGACTGCGCTGCCGCCGCAGGGAAACGCTGTACACCGCGCCGTCTTCCGTCTCCTCGCCCCAGTCCTGCAGCGGCGCCTGGACGCGGAGGCGGGCTCAGGGCGGCCCTCGGGGTCGCGGCCCCAGGGCCTTGGGCTCGGCCTTCCCGCCGGGTTCTCAcgccccctccttcccccttcccgaCTCTACGAGACTCGGGCCAGAGTCCCAGGCAAGGAGGGTCCCCCTCCGCGCCGCGGGCACCCCCTTCCCAGGTCTTGAGGAGTCGGGCTGGCCTTTGGGGGGCCTTAGGCTCGCCCGCAGACCGctcggggggcgggggcgcgggccgTCAGCGGCCGCGGGGTGGGGACTCCCCGGCGGGCCTGAGGAATCGGGAGGCGGGGGGCTCGGCGTTGGTGGGTCTGGAGGGTCCCCCGGCCCCCTTACCAAGGCGAGCTCCTTGCCCGCTACCCGCTGCATGGCCCGCGCCCGTCCCGCTCCGCCGCCGAGTGAGGCGGAAGGGCCtgcgggcaggggcggggagggaCCGCGGGGCCGCgcaggggcggggcgggctgAGGTGGGCCCGACCCACAGCCCTCGGAGGCCCCCGGGCGCACCCCGAGGCCCGGGCCCGGCCACCCGGGAGGGTGCCCAGGAAGGGCGACGCCAATGTGTCCCCAGACGCAGGGGCGCGCGCAGAGTCTATTCCAGCGAGGGACGTGTGTGCAGCCCAGGTGGGGGGGAGGTTCTGCCATCTCTATAGAGGAGAGGCTCAAAGTGTCACCAGAGGACGCGGGGgaccccttccctccccaggaGGAAGGGGGCTGAGTCAAGTCCGTGGCCCCGGACTTGGCCGGGCAAGATGACCCTTGAGCCGGCGCAGGGTCAACACGAGGCGAAAACCCAGCGGGGCCTGTCCGCGACCTTTATTGCGTGATTCCGAGGCCGGCGCGGGGCCGCTGGGGAGACTGACCGCGGGAACGTCCGGCCcggccctctccctctcctccggGCGCCGCCGGCCCGCTGCGCTCCCCGTCCGGGCCCCGTTCAGCCCTGGAAGGGGCCCCGCGGGCCCGCGGCTGggcccctggggtgggggtgggggg from Dasypus novemcinctus isolate mDasNov1 unplaced genomic scaffold, mDasNov1.1.hap2 scaffold_528, whole genome shotgun sequence includes the following:
- the LOC131277825 gene encoding ral guanine nucleotide dissociation stimulator-like 3, with the translated sequence MQRVAGKELALAPLQDWGEETEDGAVYSVSLRRQRSQRLSPGERSGGSQARSSAAAAEAFVHYRTSKVRALRAARLERLVCELASGDREQDPGFVPAFLATHRAFAPTARVLGLLLPPPPPPPPPPRCDRWPPPTAPPAPPCALGSPHRVLLLFYHLSFSLMLHSKNIRGPHRPPPPSSLHFFHIYNLFHH